One window of Nicotiana tomentosiformis chromosome 11, ASM39032v3, whole genome shotgun sequence genomic DNA carries:
- the LOC138901263 gene encoding uncharacterized protein, with the protein MSVGDSIVVDRVYLSCLVTIGSYETRVDFLLLNMVDFDVILGVNWLSPFHAILDCHDKIVMLVMPGLPRLEWRWFLGHIPSRVVSFSEAQQVIEKGRLAYLALVRDINANTPTVNSVPIVREFPNIFLEDLPDMPPDRDIDFGIALAPGTQPISIPPYYMAPTELKELKGTVAGIIR; encoded by the coding sequence ATGTCCGTTggggattctattgtggtggaCCGTGTCTATCtttcttgtttggtcactattggTAGCTACGAGACTAGAGTTGATTTTCTGTTGcttaatatggtggattttgatgtgatattgggtgtCAATTGGCTATCTCCGttccatgctattcttgattgtcatgatAAGATCGTGATGTTGGTTATGCCAGGGTTGCCGAGGTTGGAATGGAGATGGTTTTTGGGGCATATTCCTAGTAGAGTGGTTTCCTTTTCAGAGGCTCAACAAGTGATTGAGAAGGGGCGTTTGGCGTACTTAGCCTTAGTAAGAGACATTAATGCTAATACTCCCACGGTTAACTCAGTCCCCATAGTGAGGGAGTTTCCAAACATATTCCTTGAAGACCTACCGgacatgccgcccgatagggatattgatttcggcattgctTTAgcaccgggcactcagcctatttctattccaccatattataTGGCtccaacagagttgaaggaattgaaaggaacagttgcaggaattattagataa